A stretch of Pseudomonas sp. CCC3.1 DNA encodes these proteins:
- a CDS encoding MFS transporter → MSQELRLIRRITLKLIPFLILLYLIAYVDRSAVGFAKLHMGADIGIGDAAYGLGAGLFFIGYFLMEIPSNLMLERFGARRWFARIMLTWGAITIGMAFVQGAHSFYVMRFLLGVAEAGFFPGVLYYITQWFPVRHRGKILGLFILSQPIAMMITGPVSGGLLGMDGVLGLHGWQWLFIVIGMPAILLTWPVLRYLPDGPQQVKWMDQREKDWLVGELEKDLKEYGQTRHGNPLHALKDKRVLLLALFYLPVTLSIYGLGLWLPTLIKQFGGSDLTTGFVSSVPYIFGIIGLLFIPRSSDRLNDRYGHLAVLYVLGAIGLFCSAWSTVPALQLAALCLVAFSLFSCTAIFWTLPGRFFAGASAAAGIALINSVGNLGGYIGPFVIGALKEYTGNLASGLYFLSGVMVFGLLLTGVVYRLLERKHALKSSDFAASARPASQR, encoded by the coding sequence ATGAGCCAGGAACTCCGGCTTATTCGTCGTATTACGCTCAAACTCATTCCGTTTCTGATTCTGCTCTACCTGATTGCTTACGTAGACCGCTCTGCTGTGGGCTTTGCCAAGCTGCACATGGGCGCCGACATCGGCATTGGTGATGCGGCTTACGGTCTGGGCGCAGGGCTGTTTTTTATCGGTTACTTTCTGATGGAAATCCCCAGCAACCTGATGCTTGAGCGTTTCGGCGCCCGGCGCTGGTTCGCCAGAATCATGCTGACCTGGGGCGCTATCACCATTGGCATGGCCTTTGTACAAGGCGCGCACAGCTTCTATGTGATGCGCTTTTTGCTGGGTGTGGCCGAGGCGGGCTTCTTCCCTGGGGTGCTGTATTACATCACTCAGTGGTTTCCGGTACGCCACCGCGGCAAGATTCTGGGGCTGTTTATCCTCTCGCAACCCATCGCCATGATGATTACCGGACCCGTGTCTGGCGGCTTGCTTGGCATGGACGGCGTGCTCGGTCTGCACGGCTGGCAATGGCTGTTTATCGTGATCGGGATGCCCGCCATTCTGTTGACCTGGCCGGTGCTGCGTTACTTGCCGGATGGCCCGCAACAGGTCAAATGGATGGACCAGCGCGAGAAGGACTGGCTGGTCGGTGAGCTTGAAAAAGACTTGAAGGAGTATGGCCAGACCCGCCACGGCAACCCGCTGCATGCCCTCAAAGACAAGCGTGTATTGCTGCTCGCGTTGTTCTATCTGCCTGTGACCCTGAGCATTTATGGCCTGGGCCTGTGGTTGCCGACGCTGATCAAACAGTTTGGCGGCAGCGACTTGACCACCGGGTTTGTGTCCTCGGTGCCGTACATCTTCGGCATCATCGGCCTGCTGTTTATCCCGCGCAGTTCCGACCGTTTGAATGACCGCTACGGTCACTTGGCGGTGCTGTATGTGTTGGGTGCAATCGGCTTGTTCTGCAGTGCGTGGTCGACCGTTCCAGCGTTGCAATTGGCGGCGTTGTGTCTGGTGGCATTCTCTCTGTTTTCCTGCACGGCGATCTTCTGGACGTTGCCGGGTCGCTTCTTTGCTGGCGCCAGTGCGGCGGCGGGGATTGCCCTGATCAACTCGGTCGGCAACCTGGGCGGCTATATCGGCCCGTTCGTGATCGGGGCGCTCAAGGAATACACCGGCAACCTGGCTTCGGGCCTGTATTTCCTGTCGGGCGTCATGGTGTTCGGATTGCTCCTCACCGGGGTGGTGTACCGCCTGCTTGAGCGTAAACACGCACTCAAATCCAGCGATTTTGCTGCTAGTGCCCGTCCGGCCAGCCAACGCTGA
- a CDS encoding FadR/GntR family transcriptional regulator, which produces MDYRQPSERKSMHARIVQELGMQIVSGRFKPDDKLPAEALLCEEYAVSRPVLREATRVLVAKGLVYSKPRVGTVVKARREWHMLDPDVLHWLMQSSPQNEFFALLTSVRSIIEPAVAALAAQHATDEDVASIREAYERMEKAQSPEALLQPDLDFHSRIADATHNDLLANLCNMLSLALREALKHSNQRPNLHELALPRHKAILTAIENHDALGAQHATLVQLDDARTALDVVLGRDIGITN; this is translated from the coding sequence ATGGATTATCGTCAGCCCTCCGAGCGCAAAAGCATGCATGCGCGCATCGTTCAAGAACTCGGCATGCAGATTGTTTCCGGGCGTTTTAAACCCGATGACAAATTGCCCGCTGAAGCCTTGCTCTGCGAAGAATATGCGGTCAGCCGTCCGGTGCTGCGTGAAGCCACCCGCGTGTTAGTGGCCAAAGGTCTGGTGTATTCCAAACCCCGCGTTGGCACGGTGGTCAAAGCTCGACGCGAATGGCACATGCTCGACCCCGATGTGCTGCACTGGCTGATGCAAAGCTCACCGCAAAATGAGTTTTTTGCCTTGCTGACCAGTGTGCGCAGCATTATCGAACCGGCAGTCGCCGCCCTCGCCGCTCAACATGCAACCGATGAGGATGTGGCCTCGATCCGCGAAGCCTACGAGCGCATGGAAAAGGCACAGAGCCCCGAGGCGCTGTTGCAGCCAGATCTGGATTTTCATAGCCGTATTGCGGATGCGACCCACAATGATTTGCTGGCCAATCTGTGCAACATGCTGTCGCTGGCGTTGCGTGAAGCGTTGAAGCACTCTAATCAACGGCCCAACCTGCATGAGTTGGCGTTGCCTCGGCACAAAGCGATTTTGACGGCTATTGAGAACCACGACGCACTGGGCGCACAGCATGCCACGCTGGTGCAACTGGATGATGCGCGCACGGCACTGGATGTGGTGTTGGGGCGGGATATTGGAATAACGAACTAG
- a CDS encoding ShlB/FhaC/HecB family hemolysin secretion/activation protein, whose amino-acid sequence MPNQPRSSNRLMLLMLSLYPSALPAVEDLQASQSVLQLQQQQQRDFQRLQQEQRMQQLQREQSAVQAQKTDSPAHRLAEHGCWTPSALRLSGVTLFDAASLREHLAPLITACMGVNRINHLLVELTRLYLDAGYIASRAYLVKPVAHGQPLEIHVDEGYLEAIELADQSLPVWLAGAFPGMLGKPLELRHLEQGLDQLNRLRSLDLVADITPGSRPGASRVILRSQANNPAWAAALGLDTLGSAGSGRDRSTLSLSLDSPLQLNDSVNVSFSGTLNAGPRYSRSVSLIYALPYGYWTHSLFASHVEYRVPLKLRRTTLYSSGRADQFGLRSDRVLWRKQDVLLSVYGQLAYKNVDSYLAKTRLAIQSPTLAVVESGLSLFWLDSGVWSLDLNYGRGLHELGADDDSDRLSRHLPKAQFKRYRASVGRWRNGLYQGQQWQWQSQFSWQYSPDPLPVIEQLLVTDDSAVRGFRQNSASGATAALWRNTLRLPLNSDLPVRLTPYLGIDAGWIKGLQSTPDARMSAASVGLNLAWKHVQLDLDYQHSLSRPAQFAPESQIWLARLSLLM is encoded by the coding sequence ATGCCCAATCAGCCCCGCTCCAGCAATCGACTGATGCTGTTGATGCTTAGCCTGTACCCGTCGGCATTGCCTGCTGTCGAAGACCTGCAAGCCAGCCAGTCGGTGCTGCAACTACAGCAACAGCAGCAACGCGATTTTCAGCGTCTTCAGCAAGAGCAGCGCATGCAGCAATTGCAGCGGGAGCAATCAGCGGTGCAAGCGCAAAAAACCGATTCGCCTGCCCACCGCTTGGCCGAGCACGGTTGCTGGACGCCGAGTGCCTTGCGCTTGTCCGGTGTCACGCTGTTTGACGCCGCCAGCCTGCGCGAGCACCTGGCTCCCCTGATAACGGCGTGCATGGGCGTGAACCGCATCAATCACCTGCTGGTCGAACTCACCCGGCTCTACCTCGACGCTGGCTACATCGCTAGTCGCGCCTATCTGGTCAAGCCTGTGGCGCACGGGCAGCCGCTGGAAATTCATGTCGATGAAGGCTACCTCGAAGCGATTGAACTGGCCGATCAAAGTCTGCCCGTGTGGTTGGCCGGGGCGTTCCCCGGCATGCTTGGCAAGCCGCTTGAGCTGAGGCATCTGGAGCAGGGGCTGGACCAGCTCAACCGGTTGCGCTCGCTGGATTTGGTTGCCGATATAACCCCGGGGAGCAGGCCCGGCGCTTCGCGGGTCATCCTTCGCTCGCAAGCAAACAACCCGGCCTGGGCGGCGGCGCTGGGCCTGGACACGCTGGGCTCCGCCGGTTCAGGCCGCGATCGCAGCACGCTGAGCCTGAGCCTGGACAGCCCGTTGCAGCTTAACGACTCCGTCAATGTCAGCTTCAGCGGCACGCTCAATGCCGGACCACGCTACAGCCGCAGCGTCAGTCTGATTTACGCCCTGCCTTATGGTTACTGGACCCACAGCCTGTTCGCCAGCCATGTCGAATACCGCGTCCCGCTCAAACTCAGGCGCACCACGCTCTATTCAAGTGGTCGAGCCGACCAGTTCGGCCTGCGCAGTGACCGCGTGCTGTGGCGCAAACAGGACGTTTTGCTCAGCGTCTATGGCCAACTGGCTTACAAGAACGTCGACAGCTACCTGGCCAAAACGCGCCTCGCTATCCAGAGCCCGACCCTGGCCGTGGTCGAGTCCGGCCTCAGCCTGTTCTGGCTTGACAGCGGGGTGTGGAGTCTGGACCTCAACTACGGCCGGGGCCTGCATGAGTTGGGTGCGGACGACGACTCGGACCGGCTTTCGCGTCATCTGCCCAAAGCGCAATTCAAGCGATATCGCGCCAGTGTTGGCCGGTGGCGCAACGGTCTTTATCAGGGGCAGCAGTGGCAATGGCAGAGCCAGTTCTCGTGGCAGTACAGCCCTGACCCGCTACCGGTCATTGAGCAACTGTTGGTCACCGATGATTCGGCGGTACGCGGCTTTCGTCAGAACAGTGCATCGGGCGCCACGGCTGCGTTGTGGCGCAACACGCTGCGCTTGCCGTTGAACAGCGATTTGCCCGTGCGGCTCACCCCGTATCTGGGCATCGATGCGGGCTGGATCAAGGGGCTGCAAAGCACCCCCGATGCACGCATGAGTGCTGCCAGCGTGGGCCTCAACCTGGCATGGAAGCACGTCCAGCTCGACCTCGATTATCAACACAGCCTGAGCCGTCCGGCGCAGTTTGCCCCCGAGTCACAGATCTGGCTTGCCCGCCTGAGCCTGCTGATGTGA
- the araD1 gene encoding AraD1 family protein, translating to MRLVQFELNNGERRVGVVEAGQVREVQGATSVRELALAAIEASVGLAQQVQAQGLGETHDYQALLSELRILPPLDHPDPAHMLISGTGLTHLGSASARDKMHQQAGDEATLTDTMRIFKWGVEGGKPAAGQAGVQPEWFYKGDGSTVVRPGAAFPLPPFAEDAGEEPEIGGLYVIGHDGKPYRLGFAVGNEFSDHVMERKNYLYLAHSKLRSCSFGPELRVGELPQHLAGRSRIIRDGEVLWENEFLSGEANMCHSLENLEYHHFKYSQFLRPGDVHIHFFGTATLSFGDGIRTQPGDRFEISQAEFGAPLINGIQPVDAVFNPGAIGTL from the coding sequence ATGCGTTTAGTACAGTTTGAATTGAACAACGGTGAGCGACGCGTCGGCGTGGTGGAGGCGGGTCAGGTGCGTGAAGTGCAGGGCGCAACCAGCGTGCGTGAGCTCGCACTGGCGGCGATTGAGGCGTCTGTCGGCCTGGCGCAGCAGGTGCAAGCGCAGGGGCTGGGCGAGACGCATGACTACCAGGCATTGCTGAGCGAGTTGCGCATTTTGCCGCCACTGGATCATCCGGATCCAGCTCACATGCTGATCAGCGGCACTGGCCTGACACATCTGGGCAGCGCCTCGGCGCGCGACAAAATGCATCAGCAGGCGGGCGACGAAGCCACGCTGACCGACACCATGCGCATCTTCAAATGGGGTGTAGAAGGCGGTAAGCCGGCTGCCGGGCAGGCGGGTGTGCAACCGGAATGGTTCTATAAAGGCGATGGCAGCACGGTGGTGCGCCCCGGTGCGGCGTTTCCTCTGCCGCCATTTGCTGAAGATGCCGGTGAAGAGCCGGAGATTGGCGGCCTTTATGTGATTGGTCACGACGGCAAGCCTTACCGGCTGGGCTTTGCGGTGGGCAACGAGTTCTCTGACCATGTGATGGAGCGCAAGAACTACCTGTACCTGGCTCATTCCAAACTGCGCAGTTGCTCGTTTGGCCCGGAACTGCGCGTCGGTGAGTTGCCGCAGCATCTGGCGGGCCGCAGCCGAATCATCCGTGACGGCGAGGTGCTGTGGGAGAACGAGTTCCTTAGTGGTGAGGCCAATATGTGCCACAGCCTGGAAAATCTTGAATATCACCACTTCAAATACAGCCAGTTCCTGCGTCCGGGTGATGTGCATATCCACTTCTTCGGCACCGCCACCCTGTCGTTTGGCGATGGCATTCGCACGCAACCGGGCGACCGGTTTGAAATCAGCCAGGCCGAATTCGGAGCCCCGCTGATCAATGGCATTCAACCTGTCGACGCAGTGTTCAACCCCGGCGCGATTGGCACACTTTAA
- a CDS encoding aldehyde dehydrogenase (NADP(+)), whose product MTQILGHNYIGGQRSAEGSVIVKSVDATSGETLAYDFHQATPGEVDRAAKAAASAYPRFRALSAERRAEFLDAIADELDALGDEFVALVCRETALPAGRIQGERGRTSGQMRLFAKVLRRGDFYGARIDQALPDRAPLPRPDLRQYRIGLGPVAVFGASNFPLAFSTAGGDTASALAAGCPVVFKAHSGHMATAEWVADALMRAAERTGMPGGVFNMIYGSGVGEALVKHPAIQAVGFTGSLHGGRALCDMAAARPQPIPVFAEMSSINPVIILPQALTVRSATIARELAASVVQGCGQFCTNPGLVIGIQSPAFTAFIEQLAGQISEQPAQTMLNAGTLRSYGKGVEALLGHARIEHVAGQPQQGNQARPQLFKADASLLLDGDEVLQEEVFGPTTVIIEVADQAQLSAAINGLRGQLTATLIGESADFESFSELTALLEQKVGRVLLNGYPTGVEVCDSMVHGGPYPATSDARGTSVGTLAIDRFLRPVCLQNYPDSLLPDVLKNANPLGIQRLVDGQFTNRSIG is encoded by the coding sequence ATGACTCAGATCCTCGGTCACAATTACATCGGCGGCCAACGCAGCGCCGAAGGCAGCGTTATCGTCAAGAGTGTCGATGCCACGAGCGGCGAAACCCTGGCCTATGACTTTCATCAAGCCACGCCGGGTGAAGTGGACCGCGCCGCCAAGGCGGCTGCCAGCGCTTACCCGCGCTTTCGTGCGCTGAGCGCTGAACGACGCGCCGAATTTCTCGACGCCATCGCTGATGAGCTGGATGCGCTGGGTGATGAGTTTGTCGCCCTCGTGTGCCGCGAAACGGCGTTGCCAGCGGGGCGCATCCAGGGTGAGCGTGGCCGCACCAGCGGGCAAATGCGCCTGTTCGCCAAGGTACTGCGCCGCGGTGATTTTTATGGCGCGCGGATTGATCAGGCGTTACCGGATCGTGCGCCATTGCCGCGCCCGGATTTACGCCAGTACCGCATTGGCCTGGGGCCGGTGGCGGTGTTTGGTGCGAGCAATTTCCCTCTGGCATTTTCCACCGCCGGGGGCGACACCGCTTCGGCGCTGGCCGCCGGTTGCCCGGTGGTGTTCAAGGCCCACAGCGGGCACATGGCCACGGCTGAATGGGTGGCGGATGCGCTGATGCGTGCCGCTGAACGTACGGGTATGCCGGGTGGCGTGTTCAACATGATTTATGGTTCCGGGGTCGGCGAAGCACTGGTCAAACACCCGGCCATTCAGGCAGTGGGGTTTACCGGGTCGCTGCACGGCGGCCGTGCGCTGTGCGACATGGCCGCAGCACGACCTCAGCCCATTCCGGTATTCGCCGAAATGTCGAGCATCAACCCGGTGATTATCCTGCCGCAGGCATTGACGGTACGCAGCGCCACCATCGCCCGAGAGCTGGCCGCGTCGGTGGTGCAAGGTTGCGGGCAGTTCTGCACCAACCCCGGTCTGGTCATCGGCATCCAATCTCCTGCGTTTACGGCATTCATCGAGCAATTGGCCGGGCAAATCAGCGAGCAGCCAGCGCAGACCATGCTCAATGCAGGCACTTTGCGCAGTTATGGCAAAGGCGTGGAGGCGTTGCTCGGCCATGCGCGCATCGAGCACGTGGCGGGGCAGCCGCAGCAGGGCAATCAGGCCCGGCCACAGCTGTTCAAGGCCGATGCCAGCCTGTTGCTGGACGGCGATGAGGTGTTGCAAGAGGAAGTTTTTGGCCCGACCACTGTCATCATTGAAGTGGCCGATCAGGCCCAGCTCAGTGCCGCCATCAACGGTTTGCGCGGGCAACTGACTGCCACGCTGATCGGTGAGTCAGCCGACTTCGAATCGTTCAGTGAGCTGACTGCGCTGCTGGAGCAAAAAGTCGGACGCGTGCTGCTCAACGGCTACCCGACGGGTGTTGAGGTGTGCGATTCGATGGTCCATGGCGGCCCGTACCCGGCAACGTCTGATGCCCGAGGCACCTCGGTGGGAACCTTGGCCATCGATCGTTTCCTGCGTCCGGTGTGTCTCCAGAATTACCCTGACAGCCTGTTGCCCGATGTGTTGAAAAATGCGAACCCGCTGGGCATTCAGCGCTTGGTGGACGGTCAGTTCACCAACCGCTCAATCGGCTGA
- a CDS encoding IlvD/Edd family dehydratase — translation MSDKTPPLRSAQWFGSADKNGFMYRSWMKNQGIADHQFQGKPIIGICNTWSELTPCNAHFRTIAEHVKRGVIEAGGFPVEFPVFSNGESNLRPTAMLTRNLASMDVEEAIRGNPIDGVVLLTGCDKTTPALLMGAASCDVPAIVVTGGPMLNGKHKGKDIGAGTIVWQMHESYKAGNISLDEFLSAEAGMSRSAGTCNTMGTASTMACMAEALGTSLPHNAAIPAVDSRRYVLAHMSGMRAVQMVREDLRLSKVLTKEAFENAIRVNAAIGGSTNAVIHLKAIAGRIGVDLELDDWTRIGRGTPTLVDLQPSGRFLMEEFYYAGGLPAVLRRLGENNLIPHPNALTVNGQSLWENVKNSPIYGDDEVIRAIENPLVADGGICVLRGNLAPLGAVLKPSAATPALMKHRGQAVVFENFDMYKARINDPELDVTADSILVMKNCGPKGYPGMAEVGNMGLPAKLLAQGVTDMVRISDARMSGTAYGTVVLHVAPEAAAGGPLAAVQEGDWIELDCHSGRLHLDISDAELAARLADIEPPKNLLIGGYRQLYIDHVMQADQGCDFDFLVGCRGSEVPRHSH, via the coding sequence ATGTCTGATAAAACCCCTCCCCTGCGTTCCGCCCAATGGTTTGGCAGCGCGGATAAAAACGGCTTCATGTACCGCAGTTGGATGAAGAACCAAGGCATTGCCGACCATCAGTTCCAAGGCAAACCGATCATTGGTATCTGCAACACCTGGTCTGAGCTGACCCCGTGCAACGCCCACTTCCGCACCATTGCAGAACACGTCAAACGCGGTGTGATTGAGGCCGGGGGGTTCCCGGTGGAGTTTCCGGTGTTCTCCAATGGCGAATCCAACTTGCGCCCGACCGCCATGCTGACGCGCAACCTGGCGAGCATGGACGTGGAAGAAGCCATTCGTGGTAACCCGATTGACGGCGTGGTGCTGTTGACCGGCTGCGATAAAACTACCCCGGCCCTGTTGATGGGTGCTGCGAGTTGCGACGTGCCCGCCATCGTGGTCACTGGCGGCCCCATGCTCAACGGCAAGCACAAAGGCAAAGACATCGGCGCCGGTACCATCGTTTGGCAAATGCACGAATCGTACAAGGCAGGCAATATCAGCCTCGACGAATTCCTGTCCGCCGAAGCCGGCATGTCACGCTCGGCAGGCACCTGTAACACCATGGGCACCGCCTCAACCATGGCCTGCATGGCGGAAGCGCTGGGCACGTCCCTACCGCACAATGCCGCCATTCCGGCAGTCGATTCGCGCCGCTATGTCCTGGCCCACATGTCTGGCATGCGTGCCGTGCAGATGGTGCGTGAAGACTTGCGTCTGTCCAAAGTACTGACCAAAGAAGCCTTTGAAAACGCGATCCGGGTCAATGCGGCCATCGGCGGCTCGACCAACGCGGTGATCCACCTTAAAGCCATTGCTGGGCGCATCGGCGTCGATCTTGAGCTGGACGACTGGACCCGCATCGGCCGTGGCACCCCGACCCTCGTTGACTTGCAGCCTTCAGGGCGCTTCCTGATGGAAGAGTTCTATTACGCGGGCGGGCTGCCTGCGGTGCTGCGCCGCTTGGGCGAAAACAACCTGATCCCGCACCCGAACGCCCTGACCGTCAACGGCCAAAGCCTGTGGGAAAACGTTAAGAACTCACCGATCTATGGCGACGACGAAGTCATCCGCGCCATTGAAAATCCGCTGGTGGCCGATGGCGGCATCTGCGTATTACGCGGCAACCTGGCGCCACTGGGCGCGGTGCTCAAGCCCTCAGCGGCTACTCCTGCCTTGATGAAGCATCGTGGGCAAGCGGTCGTGTTTGAAAACTTCGACATGTACAAGGCACGCATCAACGACCCGGAGCTTGACGTTACGGCCGATTCGATTCTGGTGATGAAAAACTGCGGACCCAAGGGTTATCCGGGCATGGCCGAGGTCGGCAACATGGGCTTGCCCGCCAAACTGCTGGCCCAGGGCGTGACCGACATGGTGCGTATCTCGGATGCCCGCATGAGCGGCACCGCGTACGGCACCGTGGTCTTGCACGTCGCCCCGGAAGCCGCTGCTGGCGGGCCTTTGGCGGCCGTGCAGGAAGGCGACTGGATTGAACTGGATTGCCACAGCGGGCGTTTGCATCTGGACATCAGCGACGCCGAACTGGCCGCGCGCCTTGCCGATATCGAGCCGCCTAAAAACCTGCTGATCGGCGGCTATCGCCAGCTGTACATCGACCATGTGATGCAGGCCGACCAAGGCTGCGACTTCGACTTTCTGGTCGGCTGCCGTGGCTCAGAAGTACCGCGTCACTCGCACTAA